A single window of Butyricicoccus intestinisimiae DNA harbors:
- a CDS encoding helix-turn-helix domain-containing protein, protein MKLTEQEKCIYGNSVQVVAREDDCTIYTREDETGTARMTCYRVFPGIDLVYNDIHMQSSGMKPAMHGNFLEINHCREGRAECECGDQFYYITAGDLSIQQRKDCSHASYYPLSHYHGISILIDADHSPMCLSCFLKDVNVQPTTLIQKFCKNEAGYVVRSQPRLTHIFSELYTVPESIRKGYFKVKILELLLFLSSMSLDDDMVRERSYSGNQVTLAKDAGRYLAQHMDRRVTIDELAEQFYVSPTQLKNSFKGVYGVSIYAYTRSQKMQAAACALRQTDDTVMQIAGRYGYENPSKFAKAFKDVLGVTPNEYRNTSE, encoded by the coding sequence ATGAAATTGACAGAACAGGAAAAGTGCATATACGGAAACAGTGTACAAGTTGTAGCGCGAGAAGATGACTGTACCATTTACACCCGAGAAGATGAAACAGGAACCGCACGGATGACCTGCTACCGTGTCTTTCCGGGCATTGATTTGGTTTACAATGACATCCACATGCAGAGCTCCGGCATGAAACCGGCGATGCATGGAAACTTTTTGGAAATCAATCACTGCAGAGAGGGACGGGCTGAGTGCGAGTGCGGTGACCAGTTTTACTATATCACGGCGGGAGACTTATCCATCCAGCAGCGGAAGGACTGCAGCCATGCGTCCTACTATCCGCTCAGCCATTATCACGGCATCTCCATTTTGATTGATGCAGACCATTCACCGATGTGCCTTTCGTGCTTTTTGAAGGATGTCAACGTACAGCCGACAACGTTGATTCAGAAATTTTGCAAAAATGAAGCGGGATATGTTGTCCGTTCACAACCGCGTTTGACACATATTTTTTCGGAGCTGTACACGGTTCCCGAGAGTATCCGAAAGGGCTATTTCAAAGTAAAGATATTGGAATTGTTGCTGTTTCTGAGCAGCATGTCATTGGACGATGACATGGTTCGTGAGCGCAGCTATTCCGGCAATCAAGTCACCCTGGCGAAGGATGCCGGACGATATTTGGCACAGCACATGGATCGCCGCGTGACCATCGACGAATTGGCAGAGCAATTTTACGTGTCTCCTACGCAGCTAAAAAACAGTTTTAAGGGCGTATATGGCGTTTCTATCTATGCGTACACGCGCTCGCAAAAAATGCAGGCAGCTGCCTGCGCGCTGCGGCAGACCGACGATACCGTCATGCAGATCGCCGGACGATACGGCTATGAAAATCCGAGCAAGTTTGCAAAGGCGTTTAAAGATGTGCTGGGCGTCACGCCAAATGAATATCGAAACACCTCAGAGTGA
- a CDS encoding DUF2325 domain-containing protein produces the protein MSVVIVGGNDCMVRRYKDLCKQYDCQAKVFTQMKDGLKNKIGCPDLLVLFTSTMSHKMLRYALNETKGQDSMIVARSHSSSMSALRNILEEHAC, from the coding sequence ATGAGTGTAGTAATTGTTGGCGGCAATGACTGTATGGTACGCCGTTATAAAGATCTTTGCAAACAATACGACTGTCAGGCAAAAGTCTTCACGCAGATGAAGGACGGCCTGAAAAACAAAATCGGATGCCCCGATCTGCTGGTGCTGTTCACCAGCACGATGTCCCATAAGATGCTGCGATATGCATTGAACGAAACCAAGGGACAGGATAGCATGATTGTCGCACGTTCTCATTCGAGCTCGATGTCTGCCCTGCGCAACATTTTGGAAG